In Kocuria turfanensis, a single genomic region encodes these proteins:
- a CDS encoding cobalamin-independent methionine synthase II family protein, translated as MLHSADRILTSHAGSLPRTPELLEANEARVPGGAGAEEFDRLLRDAVVDVVRRQREAGIDVVNDGEYGHAMTHSVDYGAWWTYSFDRTGGLEIVDDNDIHVPKRSTPGNVVLTSFLDRRDLAAFHDAYTDPSSGIHLADPDLPPPVFPAATGPISYTGRDAVSSDVANLTAALRETGAAEGFVAALSPGSAARIGNHHYASEEEFLYAWADVLREEYTAILDAGLVLQIDDPSIAESWDQINPEPAVEDYRRFVQVRVEALNHALRGLPQERIRFHLCWGSWHGPHTTDLEFKHLVDLLLSIDAGAYSFEGANARHEHEWKVWEDHTLPEGKLILPGVVSHATNVVEHPELVADRIERYAKLVGRENVIASTDCGLGGRVHPQIAWAKLETLARGAELASRRLWA; from the coding sequence ATGCTGCACAGTGCCGACCGCATCCTCACGTCCCACGCCGGCTCCCTCCCCCGGACCCCGGAACTGCTGGAGGCCAACGAGGCGCGCGTCCCGGGCGGGGCCGGCGCCGAGGAGTTCGACCGCCTGCTGCGGGACGCCGTCGTGGACGTCGTGCGCCGCCAGCGCGAGGCCGGCATCGACGTGGTCAACGACGGCGAGTACGGCCACGCGATGACCCACTCGGTGGACTACGGAGCGTGGTGGACCTACTCCTTCGACCGCACGGGCGGGCTCGAGATCGTCGACGACAACGACATCCACGTCCCGAAGCGCTCGACCCCCGGCAACGTGGTGCTCACGAGCTTCCTGGACCGGCGGGACCTCGCCGCCTTCCACGACGCCTACACGGACCCCTCCTCCGGCATCCACCTGGCCGACCCCGACCTGCCGCCGCCCGTGTTCCCGGCCGCGACCGGTCCGATCAGCTACACCGGCCGGGACGCGGTCTCCTCCGACGTCGCCAACCTCACCGCCGCGCTGCGGGAGACGGGGGCGGCCGAGGGCTTCGTCGCCGCCCTGTCCCCCGGCTCGGCCGCGCGGATCGGCAACCACCACTACGCGAGCGAGGAGGAGTTCCTCTACGCGTGGGCGGACGTGCTCCGCGAGGAGTACACCGCCATCCTCGACGCCGGCCTGGTGCTGCAGATCGACGACCCCTCCATCGCCGAGTCCTGGGACCAGATCAACCCCGAGCCGGCCGTCGAGGACTACCGGCGCTTCGTCCAGGTCCGGGTGGAGGCCCTCAACCACGCCCTCCGCGGCCTGCCGCAGGAGCGGATCCGCTTCCACCTGTGCTGGGGCTCCTGGCACGGCCCGCACACCACGGACCTCGAGTTCAAGCACCTGGTGGACCTGCTGCTGTCGATCGACGCGGGCGCCTACTCCTTCGAGGGCGCCAACGCCCGGCACGAGCACGAGTGGAAGGTCTGGGAGGACCACACGCTGCCCGAGGGCAAGCTGATCCTGCCCGGCGTGGTCTCGCACGCCACCAACGTCGTGGAGCACCCCGAGCTCGTCGCCGACCGGATCGAGCGCTACGCGAAGCTCGTGGGGCGCGAGAACGTCATCGCCTCGACCGACTGCGGCCTGGGCGGACGGGTGCACCCGCAGATCGCGTGGGCGAAGCTCGAGACCCTCGCCCGCGGCGCCGAGCTCGCCTCGCGCCGGCTCTGGGCCTGA